The Tautonia rosea genome includes a region encoding these proteins:
- the rsmD gene encoding 16S rRNA (guanine(966)-N(2))-methyltransferase RsmD encodes MRHQSWAWYTVRLAGSTDSGIGALSFWRGELTMRIIAGIRRGHTIQGPSDSKGTRPTSDLVRESIFNIIGSEVEDRPVIDLFAGTGALGLEALSRGARSAVFVEKRPQNAAVIRKNLAALRFEGLGEVVVGNAYAWVKQFEPSSEDGPFVVFLDPPYREYEQSEKKLCLLIQTLVDRLPNGSTIVAEAGRELGSEFLPDPELWDLRRYGDTHVAIRTLDQSPLEG; translated from the coding sequence GTGAGGCATCAGTCCTGGGCCTGGTATACTGTTCGATTGGCCGGTTCCACGGATTCCGGAATCGGAGCGTTGTCCTTCTGGCGAGGCGAGTTAACGATGCGCATCATCGCCGGTATCCGGCGCGGGCATACGATCCAGGGGCCGAGTGATTCGAAAGGGACGAGGCCGACGAGTGACCTGGTCCGTGAGTCAATCTTCAATATCATTGGCTCTGAAGTCGAGGACCGACCCGTCATTGATTTGTTTGCCGGGACGGGGGCGCTTGGCCTTGAGGCATTGAGCCGGGGAGCACGCTCGGCGGTCTTTGTTGAGAAACGTCCGCAGAACGCCGCGGTGATCCGGAAGAACCTTGCAGCCTTGCGGTTCGAAGGGCTGGGTGAGGTGGTGGTTGGGAATGCCTATGCGTGGGTCAAACAGTTCGAGCCATCAAGCGAGGACGGGCCGTTCGTCGTGTTTCTCGACCCTCCCTATCGAGAATATGAGCAGAGTGAGAAAAAGCTTTGCTTGCTGATTCAGACGCTCGTCGATCGCCTCCCGAATGGCTCGACCATCGTGGCCGAGGCAGGCCGGGAGCTTGGCTCAGAGTTCCTCCCGGACCCGGAGCTTTGGGATCTCCGCCGCTACGGCGATACCCACGTGGCGATCCGAACGCTCGACCAGTCCCCTCTGGAGGGTTGA
- a CDS encoding CCA tRNA nucleotidyltransferase, producing the protein MAEQTQPHSLPSDQYRKREFAVKVVRGLRDAGHQALWAGGCVRDLLIGLTPSDYDVATDAPPERVMQLFRRTVPVGVSFGVVKVIGPRGAGEVEVATFRSDGAYIDGRRPETVVFSSPEQDASRRDFTINGMFFDPISEDVIDFVGGRHDLETGLLRAIGDPASRFAEDKLRLVRAVRFAARFGLRIEPETEKALVAMASEVTVVAAERIAQELRRMLVHPSRSAAMRLMMEFGLATVIVPELLSLVGVPSQVASRPDHDCWEQTLAVLDALPHDPSVGLALAALFHDIGRGTDGSSAVEALDRASDRLKLANVERETASWLVAHHGILNSPRSMPVARLKRLLAEPGIHELLALHRAVAEAADLPVDHVEYCEHYVKEKPDGPIRPEPFVNGNDLKRLGLTPGPSFKQWLDRAYDAQLEGRVTNQDEAIAWLCRQLEPEKPASS; encoded by the coding sequence ATGGCAGAGCAGACTCAACCCCATTCGTTGCCGTCGGATCAGTACCGAAAGCGGGAGTTCGCGGTCAAGGTCGTCCGAGGGCTCCGGGATGCGGGTCATCAGGCACTCTGGGCCGGCGGTTGCGTGAGGGATTTGCTTATTGGCCTGACACCGAGCGATTACGACGTGGCGACCGACGCCCCTCCGGAGCGGGTGATGCAACTCTTCCGCAGAACGGTACCGGTGGGGGTGAGCTTCGGCGTGGTCAAGGTGATCGGTCCAAGAGGGGCAGGGGAGGTCGAGGTGGCGACCTTTCGGAGCGACGGCGCGTACATCGACGGCCGACGTCCCGAAACGGTCGTCTTCAGCAGTCCCGAGCAGGACGCCTCGCGCCGAGACTTCACCATCAACGGGATGTTCTTCGACCCGATCTCAGAGGACGTGATCGATTTCGTCGGTGGCAGGCACGACCTGGAAACGGGCTTGCTTCGCGCGATCGGCGATCCGGCCTCGCGGTTTGCTGAGGACAAGTTACGCCTGGTCCGCGCCGTTCGTTTTGCCGCGAGGTTCGGCTTGCGGATCGAACCGGAGACCGAGAAGGCCCTGGTGGCGATGGCTTCGGAAGTTACCGTGGTCGCGGCCGAACGCATTGCCCAGGAATTGCGTCGGATGCTCGTCCATCCGAGCCGATCGGCTGCCATGCGCTTGATGATGGAGTTCGGGCTCGCGACCGTAATTGTACCGGAGTTGCTGTCGCTGGTCGGTGTTCCCTCGCAAGTGGCGTCCCGTCCCGACCACGATTGCTGGGAACAGACGCTTGCTGTGCTCGATGCCCTGCCGCACGATCCCTCAGTCGGGCTGGCCCTGGCCGCTCTTTTCCACGACATCGGCAGGGGGACGGACGGGTCCAGTGCGGTCGAGGCGTTGGATCGAGCGTCCGATCGCTTGAAGCTGGCAAATGTTGAGCGGGAGACCGCCTCCTGGCTCGTGGCCCATCACGGGATCCTCAACTCGCCGCGATCGATGCCGGTGGCTCGCTTGAAGCGATTGCTGGCCGAGCCGGGCATTCACGAGTTGCTCGCGCTGCATCGGGCGGTGGCGGAAGCGGCCGATCTGCCGGTCGACCACGTCGAGTATTGTGAGCACTATGTGAAGGAGAAGCCCGACGGGCCGATCCGTCCCGAGCCGTTCGTCAATGGAAATGATCTGAAACGACTGGGCCTCACTCCTGGTCCTTCATTCAAGCAATGGCTTGATCGAGCGTATGACGCTCAGCTTGAGGGGAGGGTCACGAACCAGGACGAGGCGATCGCCTGGTTGTGTCGGCAGCTCGAACCCGAAAAGCCGGCTTCGAGCTGA
- a CDS encoding 3-hydroxyacyl-ACP dehydratase FabZ family protein: MPPVAFITPSEIDLTQVVADQEQIRRFNPQRFEMEQLSAIVHIDTEQNLIIGYKDIAEDEFWCRGHIPGFPLMPGVLICEVAAQLCSYFCQAVRLVPDGFLGFGGMEDVRFRGQVRPGDRLVIVGKAQRLHRRQTIFDTQGFVDDAMVYHGRIIGVPIVSPSGSQTADQNGS, from the coding sequence CCAAGTCGTCGCTGATCAGGAACAAATCCGTCGCTTCAACCCGCAGCGGTTCGAGATGGAGCAGCTCTCGGCGATCGTTCACATCGATACCGAGCAAAACCTGATCATCGGCTACAAGGACATTGCTGAGGATGAGTTCTGGTGCCGAGGGCACATCCCCGGCTTTCCCCTCATGCCGGGGGTCCTCATCTGTGAGGTTGCCGCGCAGCTTTGCAGCTATTTCTGCCAGGCAGTTCGGCTGGTCCCCGATGGCTTCCTCGGTTTCGGCGGCATGGAGGACGTTCGCTTTCGAGGGCAGGTTCGCCCCGGAGATCGCCTGGTGATTGTCGGAAAGGCTCAACGACTCCATCGACGCCAGACGATCTTCGACACCCAGGGATTCGTCGACGATGCGATGGTCTACCACGGTCGGATCATCGGTGTCCCGATCGTCTCTCCCAGCGGCTCCCAAACCGCCGACCAGAACGGCTCCTGA